A portion of the Solidesulfovibrio sp. genome contains these proteins:
- a CDS encoding SGNH/GDSL hydrolase family protein has product MWRDIALGALVTVAFFGLLEAGARLVEPQAPPSPGKRQIFFINDNDRDRDFVVEPDAALGYRLKRPGPAGVFVDSNNRAYARRKPENTFRIICLGGSTTYGTGVENSDWSYPALLEAIFRTALDGCGRRVEVINAGMMGYHSWHSRIRAQTELDALSPDLYLVMDGVNDVASLQGVDSVADLEKERGLLTSLIGAPTAGPGPLARLSGILAHSALYRLARARVASLRGKRDYAALLRAFGYRDNLAALIQGRRDKGIATVVVNYPWSVRENLDAAANLRRYPPAWEVSPETVDLYRFGRTAIAAANKDLARAAGVAFVDPQPLLDAMVDRDGYYSLYADPVHFTKRGNLLLAREIYGRLLAEPPLAAFLAPCRLPDLYTIDSQPLFHALATWGERYRGQDCQHGPGAGKIAALENVAPGKEAVEGLTPLAPADAAAGPGRIRLELSRPLEAGAGELLFYPRLCGMDDKVTIWGVADDGSRREVFSLQKSYPDGLWMPFCSRYALSARDAAGVSRLEIELDGHTQLFAQDGDVVFAEKR; this is encoded by the coding sequence ATGTGGCGTGACATTGCCCTGGGCGCGCTGGTGACGGTGGCCTTTTTCGGGCTGCTCGAGGCCGGGGCGCGCCTTGTCGAGCCACAGGCGCCGCCATCGCCGGGCAAGCGCCAGATTTTTTTCATCAACGACAACGACCGGGACCGCGATTTCGTCGTGGAGCCCGACGCGGCCCTTGGCTACCGCCTCAAGCGGCCCGGCCCGGCCGGCGTGTTCGTCGATTCCAACAACCGCGCCTACGCCCGCCGGAAACCCGAAAACACCTTCCGCATCATCTGCCTCGGCGGCTCCACCACCTACGGCACGGGGGTGGAAAACTCCGACTGGTCCTATCCGGCCCTGCTGGAAGCCATCTTCCGGACGGCCCTGGACGGCTGCGGCCGGCGGGTGGAAGTCATAAACGCCGGCATGATGGGCTACCACAGCTGGCACAGCCGCATCCGGGCCCAGACCGAGCTCGACGCCCTGTCTCCGGACCTCTACCTGGTCATGGACGGGGTCAACGACGTGGCCTCGCTGCAGGGCGTGGACAGCGTGGCCGACCTGGAAAAGGAACGGGGCCTGCTGACCAGCCTGATCGGCGCCCCGACAGCCGGGCCCGGTCCGCTGGCCCGGCTGTCGGGAATCCTCGCCCACAGCGCCCTCTACCGCCTGGCCCGGGCGCGGGTGGCCAGCCTGCGGGGAAAAAGGGACTATGCCGCGCTGCTTCGGGCCTTCGGCTACCGCGACAACCTGGCCGCCCTGATCCAGGGCCGCCGGGACAAGGGCATCGCCACGGTGGTGGTCAACTACCCCTGGAGCGTACGGGAAAACCTCGACGCCGCGGCCAACCTGCGCCGCTATCCGCCGGCCTGGGAAGTGTCCCCGGAAACCGTGGACCTCTACCGCTTCGGCCGCACGGCCATCGCCGCGGCCAACAAGGACCTGGCCCGGGCCGCCGGCGTGGCCTTCGTCGATCCCCAGCCCCTGCTGGACGCCATGGTCGACCGCGACGGCTATTACAGCCTCTATGCCGATCCGGTCCATTTCACCAAGCGCGGCAACCTGCTCCTTGCCCGGGAAATCTATGGCCGGCTGCTGGCCGAACCGCCCCTGGCCGCGTTTCTCGCCCCCTGCCGGCTGCCGGACCTCTACACCATCGATTCCCAGCCCCTGTTCCACGCCCTGGCCACCTGGGGCGAGCGCTACCGCGGCCAGGACTGCCAGCACGGGCCGGGGGCGGGGAAGATCGCCGCCCTGGAGAACGTCGCCCCGGGCAAGGAAGCCGTGGAGGGCCTGACCCCCCTGGCCCCGGCCGATGCCGCCGCCGGGCCGGGGCGCATCCGCCTGGAACTGTCCCGGCCCCTGGAGGCCGGGGCCGGGGAATTGCTGTTCTATCCCCGGCTGTGCGGCATGGACGACAAGGTGACCATCTGGGGCGTGGCGGACGACGGCTCGCGCCGGGAGGTTTTTTCGTTGCAAAAGTCGTATCCCGACGGGCTGTGGATGCCTTTTTGCTCGCGCTATGCCCTGTCCGCCCGGGACGCCGCCGGTGTTTCGCGCCTGGAGATCGAGCTTGACGGCCATACCCAGCTTTTCGCCCAGGACGGCGACGTGGTGTTCGCCGAGAAACGCTAG
- the dnaN gene encoding DNA polymerase III subunit beta, producing the protein MQLKVFRNDIIDGLQKSSAIIPAKTGAAFLRTIWLEAAAGVLRILSTDSSLEFTGQYAAKVTEEGLCGVQGKNFFELVRKLPPGEIGLTLDAASGNLLIKQGSRRYKLPVSDRNWFQSFAPFPAEAAVTWSGDFLQELIDRVAYCISDEDTMEAMACMFLKPAGEAKVEVCGLNGHQFSLVGFLNDDIQALLPAEGILIQKKYVAELKRWLSADEIELAISQKRLFFRAQQKDPADEAAAPKIETFSLPLSYYQYPDYNAFVSKLKTDDVSTLTIDRLELVDALERVAIFNTDNNRCASFVFEGPSELSLRSQGQEAGEASETLECAFTGDLDKVAFPTKDIIDILGHFNSPRVRLTLTGAEGPCGITGEDDADSLVIIMPMKIVEETYYSEEDIA; encoded by the coding sequence ATGCAACTGAAGGTCTTTCGAAACGACATCATCGACGGCCTGCAAAAATCCTCGGCCATCATCCCGGCCAAGACCGGCGCCGCCTTTTTGCGCACCATCTGGCTCGAGGCCGCCGCGGGGGTCCTGCGCATCCTGTCCACGGACTCCAGCCTCGAATTCACCGGCCAGTACGCGGCCAAGGTGACCGAGGAAGGCCTGTGCGGCGTGCAGGGCAAAAACTTCTTTGAGCTCGTGCGCAAGCTCCCGCCGGGCGAAATCGGCCTGACCCTCGACGCCGCCTCGGGCAACCTGCTCATCAAGCAGGGCTCGCGGCGCTACAAGCTGCCCGTGTCCGACCGCAACTGGTTCCAGAGCTTCGCCCCCTTCCCGGCCGAGGCCGCCGTGACCTGGTCCGGCGACTTCCTCCAGGAACTGATCGACCGCGTGGCCTACTGCATCTCCGACGAGGACACCATGGAGGCCATGGCCTGCATGTTCCTCAAACCCGCCGGCGAGGCCAAGGTCGAGGTCTGCGGCTTAAACGGCCACCAGTTCTCCCTGGTCGGCTTTCTCAACGACGACATCCAGGCCCTGCTTCCGGCCGAGGGCATCCTCATCCAGAAAAAATACGTGGCCGAACTCAAGCGCTGGCTCAGCGCCGACGAGATCGAACTGGCCATCAGCCAGAAGCGGCTTTTTTTCCGCGCCCAGCAAAAAGACCCGGCCGACGAGGCCGCGGCGCCGAAAATCGAGACCTTCAGCCTCCCCTTGAGCTACTACCAGTACCCGGACTACAATGCCTTCGTTTCCAAGCTCAAAACCGACGACGTCTCCACGCTCACCATCGACCGGCTGGAACTGGTGGACGCCTTGGAGCGCGTGGCCATTTTCAACACCGACAACAACCGCTGCGCCTCGTTCGTGTTCGAGGGCCCGTCGGAGCTGTCCCTGCGCAGCCAGGGGCAGGAAGCCGGCGAGGCCAGCGAAACCCTCGAATGCGCCTTCACGGGGGACCTGGATAAAGTGGCTTTCCCCACCAAGGACATCATCGACATCCTCGGGCATTTCAACTCTCCCCGGGTGCGCTTGACGCTCACCGGGGCCGAAGGCCCCTGCGGCATCACCGGCGAGGACGACGCCGACAGCCTGGTCATCATCATGCCCATGAAAATCGTGGAAGAGACGTACTATAGCGAGGAAGACATCGCATGA
- the purB gene encoding adenylosuccinate lyase yields MIERYTRKAMGDLWSLENRFAAWLEVEVAVCEAWAELGRIPAADMAAIRDKAGFDVARILEIEETTRHDVIAFLTAVEERVGPPARFIHLGCTSSDIVDTAGGLLLGRAGAMILETIDGLLTVIEDLARRFKGQLMIGRTHGIHAEPLSFGMKMASFYAEFSRHRERVATATEGVKVGKISGAVGGYAHLDPRVEKIALARLGLAVDPVSTQIVQRDRHAAFFTALALLAGGVERMATELRHLQRTEVLEAEEGFSKGQKGSSAMPHKKNPISAENICGLSRLVRTNALAAMENMALWHERDISHSSVERVIMPDSTILADYTVARLAGILRNLKVNPDNMARNMMASYGLFYSQRVLLALIEAGMDRQKAYEAVQRVAMACWEGRTSFPEAVRADAAITAKLGAAALDALFDPGYYLAHEDLIYSRVFGPAS; encoded by the coding sequence ATGATCGAGCGCTATACCCGCAAGGCCATGGGCGACCTGTGGTCCCTGGAGAACCGTTTCGCCGCCTGGCTCGAGGTCGAGGTCGCCGTGTGCGAGGCCTGGGCCGAGCTCGGCCGCATTCCGGCCGCCGACATGGCCGCCATCCGCGACAAGGCCGGCTTCGACGTGGCCCGCATCCTGGAGATCGAGGAAACGACCCGCCACGACGTCATCGCCTTCCTGACGGCCGTGGAGGAGCGCGTCGGCCCGCCGGCCCGGTTCATCCACCTCGGCTGCACCTCCTCGGACATCGTGGATACGGCGGGCGGCTTGCTGCTGGGCCGGGCCGGGGCCATGATCCTGGAAACCATCGACGGTCTTTTGACCGTTATCGAAGATTTGGCCCGGCGCTTCAAGGGCCAGCTGATGATCGGGCGCACCCACGGCATCCACGCCGAACCCCTCAGCTTCGGCATGAAGATGGCCTCCTTTTACGCCGAGTTTTCCCGCCATCGGGAGCGCGTGGCCACGGCCACCGAGGGTGTCAAGGTCGGCAAGATTTCCGGGGCCGTGGGCGGCTACGCCCACCTCGACCCGCGCGTGGAGAAAATCGCCCTGGCCCGCCTGGGCCTGGCCGTGGACCCGGTGTCCACGCAGATCGTCCAGCGCGACCGCCATGCCGCCTTTTTCACCGCCCTGGCCCTGCTGGCCGGCGGCGTGGAGCGCATGGCCACCGAATTGCGCCACCTCCAGCGCACGGAAGTCCTCGAGGCCGAGGAAGGGTTTTCCAAGGGCCAGAAAGGCTCTTCGGCCATGCCCCATAAAAAGAACCCCATTTCCGCCGAGAACATCTGCGGCCTCTCCCGGCTCGTGCGCACCAACGCCCTGGCGGCCATGGAGAACATGGCCCTGTGGCACGAGCGCGACATCTCCCATTCCTCGGTGGAGCGGGTCATCATGCCCGATTCCACCATCCTGGCCGACTACACCGTGGCCCGGCTGGCCGGCATCCTCCGGAACCTGAAGGTCAATCCGGACAACATGGCCCGCAACATGATGGCCTCGTACGGGCTGTTCTATTCCCAGCGCGTGCTGCTGGCGCTCATCGAGGCGGGCATGGACCGGCAGAAGGCCTATGAAGCCGTGCAGCGCGTGGCCATGGCCTGCTGGGAAGGCAGGACGTCCTTTCCCGAGGCCGTGCGGGCCGACGCGGCCATCACGGCCAAACTGGGCGCGGCGGCCTTGGATGCCCTTTTCGATCCGGGCTATTACCTGGCCCACGAGGATTTGATCTATTCCCGGGTGTTCGGCCCGGCGTCGTGA
- the gyrB gene encoding DNA topoisomerase (ATP-hydrolyzing) subunit B has protein sequence MSQDKTPQAYDASSITVLEGLSAVRKRPAMYIGSTDGRGLHHLVYEVVDNSIDESMAGYCDRIGVAIHLDNSVTVTDNGRGIPVDMHPKEGRPAVEVVMTVLHAGGKFDNDAYKVSGGLHGVGVSVVNALSEYLEVTVRRNGRKYQQRYERGVPVTALTVIGEAENTGTTIRFKPDEEIFETNQFSHENLAKRFEELAYLNRGLEIDFRDERSNERVTYRFDGGLKRFVADLNAGEQTIHDIIEGLGEIDGVVTDFALQYNANYKEEVLTFANNIRTREGGTHLAGFKTALTRAINTYIEKADIPKKFKQKLTGDDVREGLTAVISVKLPGPQFEGQTKTKLGNSEVAGIVAKVVFEAINVHFEENPKDAKAIVEKAVDAARAREAARKAKELVRRKGALSDHSLPGKLADCQSKNPEESELFIVEGDSAGGSAKQGRDPRFQAILPLRGKILNVERTRTDKMLGNKEIRNLITAMGPTPAMGEDESEEKEADNYARLRYHKIVIMTDADVDGAHIRTLLLTFFYRRYARLIESGYVYIAQPPLYRVFKGDFERFIKDDEELASFLMTRIGQDVTVSSGEKAFVGQDLTALLDRIRFLEARVHEAGSYGLPDDLLSALLGYERLAPSDFAGEAPPAGLAAYLAEKGYGLEIEVEEMDEEKRLYAVFISASQARHRIAVEFFSSKIYRRAHETYGQLLADCPELPLRITRKEEGREVSGFFDLYKALMDDALKGINIQRYKGLGEMNPEQLWETTMNPEKRSFLQVGIEDVGEANDIFDQLMGEKVEGRRTFIERNALSVRELDI, from the coding sequence ATGAGTCAGGACAAGACGCCCCAGGCCTACGACGCCAGTTCCATCACCGTCCTCGAAGGCCTGTCGGCCGTGCGCAAGCGCCCGGCCATGTACATCGGCTCGACCGACGGCCGGGGCCTGCACCATCTGGTTTACGAGGTCGTGGACAACTCCATCGACGAGTCCATGGCCGGCTACTGCGACCGCATCGGCGTGGCCATCCACCTGGACAACTCCGTGACCGTCACGGACAACGGCCGGGGCATCCCCGTGGACATGCACCCCAAGGAGGGCCGGCCGGCCGTCGAAGTCGTCATGACCGTGCTGCATGCCGGCGGCAAGTTCGACAACGATGCCTACAAGGTGTCCGGCGGCCTGCACGGCGTGGGCGTTTCGGTCGTCAACGCCCTGTCGGAGTACCTCGAGGTCACGGTGCGCCGAAACGGCAGGAAGTACCAGCAGCGCTACGAGCGCGGCGTGCCGGTCACCGCCCTGACCGTCATCGGCGAGGCCGAAAATACCGGCACCACCATCCGCTTCAAGCCCGACGAGGAGATCTTCGAGACCAACCAGTTCTCCCACGAGAATCTGGCCAAGCGCTTCGAGGAACTGGCCTACCTCAACCGGGGCCTCGAAATCGACTTCCGCGACGAGCGCAGCAACGAGCGCGTGACCTACCGCTTCGACGGCGGCCTCAAGCGCTTCGTGGCCGACCTCAATGCCGGCGAGCAGACCATCCACGACATCATCGAGGGACTGGGCGAAATCGACGGCGTGGTCACGGACTTCGCCTTGCAGTACAACGCCAATTACAAGGAAGAAGTCCTCACCTTCGCCAACAACATCCGCACCCGCGAGGGCGGCACCCACCTGGCCGGGTTCAAGACGGCCCTGACCCGGGCCATCAACACCTACATCGAAAAAGCGGACATCCCCAAGAAGTTCAAACAGAAACTCACCGGCGACGACGTGCGCGAGGGCCTGACCGCCGTCATCTCCGTGAAACTGCCCGGCCCCCAGTTCGAGGGCCAGACCAAGACCAAGCTGGGCAACTCCGAAGTGGCCGGCATCGTGGCCAAGGTCGTCTTCGAGGCCATCAACGTCCATTTCGAGGAAAACCCCAAGGACGCCAAGGCCATCGTCGAAAAGGCCGTGGACGCGGCCCGGGCCCGGGAGGCGGCGCGCAAGGCCAAGGAGCTGGTGCGGCGCAAGGGGGCGCTGTCCGACCATTCGCTGCCGGGCAAGCTGGCCGACTGCCAGAGCAAGAACCCCGAGGAGTCGGAACTGTTCATCGTCGAGGGCGACTCGGCCGGCGGCTCGGCCAAGCAGGGGCGCGACCCGCGCTTCCAGGCCATTCTGCCGCTTCGCGGCAAGATCCTCAACGTCGAGCGCACCCGGACCGACAAGATGCTCGGCAACAAGGAGATCCGCAACCTCATCACGGCCATGGGGCCCACCCCGGCCATGGGCGAGGACGAGAGCGAGGAGAAGGAAGCGGACAACTACGCCCGGCTGCGCTACCACAAGATCGTCATCATGACCGACGCCGACGTGGACGGGGCGCACATCCGCACCCTGCTGCTGACGTTTTTTTACCGCCGCTACGCCCGGCTCATCGAAAGCGGCTACGTCTACATCGCCCAGCCGCCGCTGTACCGCGTCTTCAAGGGCGACTTCGAGCGGTTCATCAAGGACGACGAGGAGCTCGCCAGCTTCCTGATGACCCGCATCGGCCAGGACGTGACCGTTTCCTCGGGCGAAAAGGCCTTTGTCGGCCAGGACCTGACCGCCCTGCTCGACCGCATCCGCTTCCTCGAGGCGCGGGTCCACGAAGCGGGCAGCTACGGCCTGCCCGACGATCTCCTGTCCGCCCTGCTCGGCTACGAACGCCTCGCCCCGTCCGATTTCGCCGGCGAGGCCCCGCCGGCCGGACTGGCCGCCTATCTGGCGGAAAAAGGCTATGGCCTCGAAATCGAGGTCGAGGAGATGGACGAGGAAAAACGCCTGTACGCCGTCTTCATCAGCGCCTCCCAGGCCCGGCACCGCATCGCCGTGGAGTTTTTCAGCTCCAAGATCTATCGCCGGGCCCACGAGACCTACGGTCAACTGCTGGCCGATTGCCCCGAGCTCCCCCTTCGCATCACCCGCAAGGAGGAAGGCCGCGAGGTGTCCGGCTTCTTCGACCTCTACAAGGCGCTCATGGACGACGCCCTCAAGGGCATCAACATCCAGCGCTACAAGGGCCTTGGCGAGATGAACCCGGAACAGCTCTGGGAGACCACCATGAACCCGGAAAAGCGCAGCTTCCTCCAGGTGGGCATCGAGGACGTCGGCGAGGCCAACGACATCTTCGACCAGCTCATGGGCGAAAAGGTCGAAGGCCGCCGCACGTTCATCGAACGCAACGCCTTGTCCGTGCGCGAGTTGGATATTTAG
- a CDS encoding homocysteine biosynthesis protein has product MTHEVKKSVAEINRRIQQGKAVVLTAAEMVETVKRLGKVKAAKEVDVVATGTFSPMCSSGMLFNFGQEPPVIKAQKVRLNNIPAHAGLAAVDAYLGATELSKEDPLNKVHPGRFKYGGAHVIEDLLRGKAVRLWAEAYGTDCYPRRELEKDITLAQLKYAALLNPRNCYQNYNVAVNLTSRIVYTYMGPLKPNARNANFATAGELSPLFNDPYLRTIGLGTRIFLGGGIGYVIGAGTQHDPRPKRNERGIPLSASGTLMLKGDMKGMNARYVRAVSMLGYGVSLAVGVGIPIPILNEDMAFFTGVSDADIQMPIKDYGHDYPNGIGRSLGYVTYAECRSGEVVINGKPTQAVPMTSLAMSLEVAQTLKSWIEQGKFLLTEPVEPIESY; this is encoded by the coding sequence ATGACCCATGAGGTGAAAAAAAGCGTCGCCGAAATCAACCGGCGCATCCAGCAGGGCAAGGCCGTGGTCTTGACGGCCGCCGAAATGGTCGAGACGGTCAAACGCCTGGGCAAGGTCAAGGCGGCCAAGGAAGTGGACGTGGTGGCCACGGGCACGTTTTCGCCCATGTGCTCCTCGGGCATGCTGTTCAATTTCGGTCAGGAGCCGCCGGTCATCAAGGCGCAAAAGGTCCGGCTCAACAACATTCCGGCCCACGCCGGGCTGGCCGCCGTGGACGCCTACCTCGGCGCCACGGAGCTCTCCAAGGAGGATCCCCTCAACAAGGTCCATCCCGGCCGGTTCAAGTACGGCGGCGCCCACGTCATCGAGGACCTGCTGCGCGGCAAGGCCGTGCGCCTGTGGGCCGAAGCCTACGGCACGGACTGCTATCCGCGCCGGGAGCTGGAAAAGGACATCACGCTGGCCCAGCTCAAGTACGCCGCGCTTTTAAATCCCCGCAACTGCTACCAGAACTACAACGTGGCCGTGAACCTCACCAGCCGCATCGTCTACACCTACATGGGGCCGCTTAAGCCCAATGCCCGCAACGCCAACTTCGCCACGGCCGGCGAGCTCTCGCCGCTGTTCAACGACCCCTACCTCAGGACCATCGGCCTGGGTACCCGCATTTTCCTGGGCGGCGGCATCGGCTACGTCATCGGCGCCGGCACCCAGCACGACCCCCGGCCCAAGCGCAACGAACGCGGCATCCCCTTGTCCGCTTCCGGCACGCTCATGCTCAAGGGCGACATGAAGGGCATGAACGCCCGCTATGTCCGGGCCGTGTCCATGCTCGGCTACGGCGTGTCCCTGGCCGTGGGCGTGGGCATCCCCATCCCCATCCTCAACGAGGACATGGCCTTTTTCACCGGCGTTTCCGACGCCGACATCCAGATGCCGATCAAGGACTACGGCCACGACTACCCCAACGGCATCGGCCGCAGCCTGGGCTACGTCACCTATGCCGAGTGCCGTTCGGGCGAGGTGGTGATAAACGGCAAGCCGACCCAGGCCGTGCCCATGACCAGCCTGGCCATGTCGCTGGAAGTGGCGCAAACGCTCAAAAGCTGGATCGAGCAGGGCAAATTCCTGCTCACCGAGCCGGTGGAGCCCATCGAATCGTACTGA
- a CDS encoding DnaA ATPase domain-containing protein — protein MPMTASGGGVLKNDFRQHLSRTCPEQDLRRWFDPLDLSVSESDQSLCVRFPHAYFAAWFETSAKELFEKEIRRFFGPSLAVRYVGSDGNGPARPPLPALAAAREFPFGHRFTFDTFLANEKNHFPLALSREVAQGGEVRYNPFLICGPPGSGKTHLLRAMANAVSRSKSGNDIFFGSIADIQNRFADAGPHRHETRSAIAASAWLFIDELTDLRRTPELEQELVFLFNAFHDAGKQMVFTSRERVSGCGFFGASLKSRLEWGLMVHLKAPDLDVRLACVEQASRDKRLGMTRDQIATLASRFEGFRQLEGVLLRIEAYRRHTGLDLTEAEFSRHIRLTEDQAAPELSPERILAVCAEHFGLAVADILGQSRRKELVFARQAAMTLCRTLLGMSYPALGKAFGGKDHSTVLYSIRKFQKIQEDDRETKLLFRQLAKKCRQGGPA, from the coding sequence ATGCCCATGACCGCATCCGGCGGCGGCGTGCTCAAAAATGATTTCCGCCAGCATCTGTCGCGGACCTGCCCCGAGCAGGATCTGCGCCGCTGGTTCGATCCCCTTGACCTCTCGGTCAGCGAATCGGACCAATCCCTGTGCGTGCGCTTCCCCCACGCCTACTTCGCCGCCTGGTTCGAGACCTCGGCCAAGGAGCTGTTCGAAAAGGAGATCCGGCGCTTTTTCGGGCCGAGCCTGGCCGTGCGCTACGTCGGTTCCGACGGCAACGGCCCGGCCCGGCCGCCCCTGCCCGCCCTGGCCGCCGCCCGGGAATTCCCCTTCGGCCATCGCTTCACCTTCGACACCTTCCTGGCCAACGAGAAAAACCACTTCCCCCTGGCCCTGTCCCGGGAAGTGGCCCAGGGCGGCGAGGTCCGCTACAACCCGTTCCTGATCTGCGGCCCGCCGGGCTCGGGCAAGACCCATCTGCTGCGGGCCATGGCCAACGCCGTCTCGCGGTCCAAATCCGGCAACGACATCTTTTTCGGCTCCATCGCCGACATCCAGAACCGCTTCGCCGACGCCGGCCCCCATCGCCACGAGACGCGATCGGCCATCGCCGCCAGCGCCTGGCTGTTCATCGACGAGCTGACGGACCTGCGGCGCACGCCGGAACTGGAACAGGAGCTGGTGTTTCTGTTCAACGCCTTCCACGACGCCGGCAAGCAGATGGTGTTCACCAGCCGGGAGCGGGTGTCGGGCTGCGGCTTTTTCGGGGCTTCCCTCAAATCCCGCCTGGAATGGGGGCTCATGGTCCATTTGAAGGCCCCGGACCTCGACGTGCGTCTGGCCTGCGTGGAGCAGGCCAGCCGCGACAAGCGCCTGGGCATGACCCGGGACCAGATCGCCACCCTGGCCAGCCGCTTCGAGGGCTTCCGCCAGCTCGAGGGCGTGCTGCTGCGCATCGAGGCCTACCGCCGCCACACCGGCCTGGATCTGACCGAGGCGGAATTTTCGCGCCACATCCGCCTCACCGAGGACCAGGCCGCGCCGGAGCTCTCGCCCGAGCGCATCCTGGCCGTGTGCGCCGAGCATTTCGGCCTGGCCGTGGCCGACATCCTCGGCCAGTCCCGGCGCAAGGAACTGGTCTTCGCCCGCCAGGCGGCCATGACCCTGTGCCGCACGCTGCTCGGCATGTCCTACCCCGCTCTGGGCAAGGCCTTTGGCGGCAAGGACCACAGCACGGTGCTGTATTCCATCCGGAAGTTTCAAAAAATTCAGGAAGATGACCGCGAAACGAAACTTCTTTTCCGGCAGTTGGCGAAAAAATGCCGTCAGGGCGGCCCAGCATGA
- a CDS encoding zinc ribbon domain-containing protein, with the protein MPLYEYECPACGLVFEELRRAGDESPATCPECRAPASRVVSLSAFALKGSGFHATDYVKRRPGSFQKDGKGTIKGVEVPVPQLARDPSVPLAEEENPGEGPGDTAKEGA; encoded by the coding sequence ATGCCCCTGTACGAATACGAGTGTCCGGCCTGCGGCTTGGTTTTCGAGGAACTGCGACGGGCCGGCGACGAGTCCCCGGCCACCTGCCCCGAGTGCCGCGCCCCGGCCTCGCGCGTCGTTTCCCTGTCCGCCTTCGCCCTCAAGGGCAGCGGCTTTCACGCCACCGACTACGTCAAGCGCCGTCCCGGCTCCTTCCAAAAGGACGGCAAAGGCACCATAAAGGGCGTGGAAGTTCCCGTGCCGCAACTGGCCCGCGACCCGTCGGTCCCCCTGGCCGAAGAGGAAAACCCCGGGGAAGGCCCCGGAGACACCGCCAAGGAGGGCGCATGA